A genomic window from Camelina sativa cultivar DH55 chromosome 2, Cs, whole genome shotgun sequence includes:
- the LOC109126298 gene encoding uncharacterized protein LOC109126298 — translation MSDLGKLTYNLDILVYQGDDGIEIKQEAYARRILREVGLEGYNSTKIAMEFGLTVSKAEKEEKIDPTSYKRNVGCLRYLLHTRPDLVFLVGVTSRYMQSPRHSHGVIMKQILRYLSGTVSYGLKYGRGGSKKIHGFSDSSLNIDPDDGRSTTGHMFCFGATPISWCSQQRGTVSLSSCEAEYMAVTEAAKQAIWLQDTLSEITGKEMEQITIWIDN, via the coding sequence ATGTCAGACCTGGGAAAGCTCACATACAATCTCGACATCTTAGTATATCAAGGAGATGATGGAATCGAAATCAAACAGGAAGCTTATGCAAGAAGGATTTTAAGAGAAGTTGGGTTAGAAGGATATAATTCAACAAAGATTGCTATGGAGTTTGGACTTACGGTTTCAAAAgctgaaaaggaagaaaagataGATCCTACGAGTTACAAAAGAAATGTGGGATGCTTGAGATACTTACTACACACTCGACCAGACCTAGTTTTCTTGGTTGGTGTCACTAGCCGGTATATGCAGAGTCCTCGGCATTCACATGGTGTTATTATGAAGCAGATACTTCGTTACCTTAGTGGAACCGTGTCTTATGGTTTAAAATATGGTCGAGGAGGATCAAAAAAGATTCATGGTTTCAGTGACAGCAGTCTCAACATTGATCCGGATGATGGAAGAAGCACCACGGGTCACATGTTCTGTTTTGGAGCTACACCAATTAGTTGGTGTTCACAACAACGGGGGACAGTTTCTCTTTCGTCATGCGAAGCAGAGTACATGGCAGTGACGGAGGCTGCTAAACAAGCTATTTGGTTGCAGGACACTTTGAGCGAGATAACCGGAAAAGAGATGGAGCAGATCACCATCTGGATCGACAACTAG
- the LOC104716622 gene encoding sugar transporter ERD6-like 15, whose product MAEEGLLLASHSRSSSSSLLLEISIASTKPFVLAFIVGSCGAFAFGCIIGYSAPTQSGIMQDLNLSIADYSLFGSILTVGLILGALVCGKLTDLVGRVYTIWITNILFVIGWFAIAFAKGVWLLDLGRLLQGISIGISAYLGPVYITEIAPRNLRGAASSLAQLFAGVGISVFYALGTVVAWRNLAILGSIPSLMVMPLLFFIPESPRWLAKVGRETEVKAVLLSLRGETFDVSDEAAEILDYTEHVKQQQDIDGRGFFKLFQRKYVFSLTIGVVLIALPQLGGLSSYSFYTGSIFTSTGVSSHFGFISTSVVQMFGGILGTVLVDVSGRRTLLLVSQAGMFLGCLATAISFFLKENHCWETGTPILSLISVMVYFGSYGSGMGTIPWIIASEIYPVDVKGAAGTMCNLVSSISSLLVAYSFSFLLQWSSTGTFLMFATVIGLGFVFIAKLVPETKGKSLEEIQSLFSDPPPDDSTIF is encoded by the exons ATGGCAGAAGAAGGTTTATTATTAGCATCTCATAGtagatcatcatcttcttctcttctgttGGAAATATCAATTGCCTCTACAAAACCTTTTGTGCTTGCTTTCATTGTCGGTTCTTGCGGTGCCTTTGCCTTTGGATGCATT ATCGGATACTCAGCTCCTACACAGTCCGGTATCATGCAAGACTTGAATCTCTCCATAGCTGAT TATTCACTGTTTGGATCGATATTGACGGTTGGATTAATCCTCGGAGCATTAGTCTGTGGGAAATTAACAGATTTGGTTGGTCGTGTCTAC ACAATCTGGATCACTAACATCCTCTTCGTAATCGGCTGGTTTGCTATTGCATTTGCCAAG GGTGTTTGGCTGCTTGATCTCGGAAGGTTGTTGCAAGGGATCTCGATCGGAATTAGCGCATATTTG GGACCGGTTTACATCACTGAAATAGCACCAAGGAACTTGCGAGGAGCTGCTTCTTCCTTGGCTCAG TTATTTGCGGGTGTTGGTATATCGGTTTTTTATGCACTTGGAACAGTCGTTGCATGGCGCAATTTAGCCATTTTGG GATCTATACCTTCTCTAATGGTTAtgcctcttcttttcttcatcccCGAATCTCCTAGATGGCTA GCTAAAGTTGGGAGGGAAACGGAGGTTAAGGCGGTTTTGTTAAGCCTTAGAGGAGAAACATTTGATGTATCAGATGAAGCAGCAGAGATATTA GACTATACAGAACATgttaaacaacaacaagacatcGATGGCCGCGGTTTCTTCAAACTATTTCAGCGAAAATATGTGTTTTCACTTACT ATTGGAGTTGTTCTTATAGCTTTGCCTCAGCTTGGAGGTCTTAGCAGTTATTCTTTTTACACTGGTTCCATTTTCACCTCTACCG GTGTATCGAGTCACTTTGGATTCATATCGACTTCAGTTGTTCAG ATGTTTGGAGGCATTTTAGGTACCGTGCTTGTGGATGTATCTGGAAGACGTACGCTCCTATTG GTTTCTCAAGCTGGAATGTTCTTGGGTTGTCTTGCTACAGCCATTTCATTCTTCTTGAAG GAGAACCATTGCTGGGAAACAGGAACACCTATCCTGTCTCTGATTAGTGTTATG GTGTATTTTGGATCATACGGATCAGGTATGGGAACAATACCATGGATCATAGCATCAGAG ATATATCCAGTAGACGTGAAAGGAGCAGCAGGAACAATGTGTAACTTGGTCAGCTCTATAAGCTCATTGCTCGTTGCTTATTCCTTCAGTTTCTTGCTTCAGTGGAGCTCCACAg GAACATTTCTGATGTTTGCCACAGTGATTGGCCTTGGATTTGTGTTCATAGCCAAGCTTGTTCCGGAGACCAAAGGCAAATCTCTAGAAGAGATTCAATCTCTTTTCTCTGATCCTCCTCCTGACGATTCTacaattttctaa
- the LOC104716612 gene encoding sugar transporter ERD6-like 14, producing the protein MAEESLLLQSPNASPSKSSSLLSEISNASTRPFVFAFTAVSCGAYTFGCIVGYTAPTQTSIIKDLNLSIADFSFFGSILTVGLILGALICGKLTDLVGRVYTIWITNILFVIGWFAIAFAKDVWLLNVGRLLQGVSVGIFSYLGPFYISEIAPKNLRGAASSLVQLFTGVGLSVIYALGTVVDWRNLAILASIPSLMVLPLLFFVPESPRWLAKVGRENEVEAVLLSLRGAKSDVSDEATEILEYTQHVEEQQDVNGRGFFKLFQRKYALPLTIGVVLISVPQLGGLNGYTFYTDTIFTSTGVSSDVGFILTSIVQISGGILGSVLVDLSGRRSILLVSQAGMFLGCLATAISFLLQKNNCWENGTPILALSSVMVYFGSYGLGMGSIPWTIASEIYPVDVKGAAGTVCNLVSSISSWLVAYSFSFLLQWSSTGTFLMFATVTGLGFVFTAKLVPETKGKSLEEIQSLFTDPPHEDSTVF; encoded by the exons ATGGCAGAAGAATCTTTATTATTACAATCTCCAAATGCTTCTCCTAGTAAATCCTCTTCACTTCTGTCTGAAATATCAAATGCTTCCACGAGGCCTTTTGTTTTTGCCTTCACTGCCGTTTCTTGTGGTGCCTATACCTTTGGTTGCATT gTCGGATATACGGCTCCTACACAGACAAGTATCATAAAAGACTTGAATCTATCCATAGCTGAT ttttcattttttggatcGATATTGACGGTGGGGCTAATTCTTGGAGCATTAATCTGTGGGAAATTAACAGATTTGGTTGGTCGTGTCTAC ACAATATGGATCACTAACATCCTCTTCGTAATCGGCTGGTTTGCTATTGCATTTGCTAAG GATGTTTGGCTGCTCAATGTTGGAAGGTTATTGCAAGGGGTTTCGGTAGGAATTTTCTCGTATTTG GGGCCTTTTTACATCAGCGAGATAGCACCAAAAAACCTGCGAGGAGCTGCTTCTTCCTTGGTGCAG TTATTCACAGGTGTTGGTCTATCGGTTATCTATGCACTTGGAACAGTCGTTGATTGGCGTAATTTAGCCATTTTGG CATCTATACCTTCTCTAATGGTTCtgcctcttcttttctttgtcccaGAATCTCCTAGATGGCTA GCTAAAGTGGGAAGGGAAAATGAGGTTGAGGCGGTTTTGTTAAGCCTGCGAGGAGCAAAATCTGATGTATCGGATGAAGCAACAGAGATATTA GAATATACACAACATGTTGAAGAACAACAAGACGTCAATGGCCGTGGTTTCTTCAAGTTGTTCCAGCGAAAATACGCGTTACCACTTACT ATTGGAGTTGTTCTTATATCTGTGCCTCAGCTTGGAGGTCTAAATGGTTATACTTTTTACACCGATACCATTTTCACTTCTACCG GTGTATCAAGTGACGTTGGATTCATATTGACATCTATTGTTCAG ATATCTGGAGGCATTTTAGGTTCTGTGCTAGTGGATTTATCCGGAAGACGTTCTATCCtactg GTTTCTCAAGCTGGAATGTTCTTGGGTTGTCTTGCTACAGCCATTTCATTCCTCTTGCAG AAGAACAATTGCTGGGAAAATGGAACACCAATATTGGCTCTCAGTAGTGTTATG GTGTATTTTGGATCATACGGATTAGGCATGGGATCGATACCATGGACTATAGCATCAGAG ATTTATCCAGTAGACGTGAAAGGAGCAGCAGGAACAGTTTGTAACTTGGTCAGCTCTATAAGCTCATGGCTCGTTGCTTATTCCTTCAGTTTCTTGCTTCAGTGGAGCTCCACAG GAACATTTCTGATGTTTGCCACAGTGACTGGCCTTGGATTTGTGTTCACTGCCAAGCTTGTTCCAGAGACCAAAGGCAAATCTTTAGAAGAAATTCAATCTCTTTTCACCGATCCTCCTCATGAAGATTCTACAGTTTTCTAA